A genomic window from Dechloromonas sp. A34 includes:
- the galE gene encoding UDP-glucose 4-epimerase GalE: MKMILVTGGAGYIGSHTVVELLSAGHELLILDNFSNSSSRVLERIEQISGRRPSVIEGDVRDGALLDKLFATYPVTSVIHFAGLKAVGESVEQPMRYYDNNVVGSLRLFEAMARAGVYRLVFSSSATVYGDPHKVPIDESFPLQATNPYGRSKLIIEDMLRDMGRADPQWRVVLLRYFNPVGAHASGLIGEDPQGIPNNLMPFVAQVAVGRRAELSVFGGDYPTVDGTGVRDYIHVVDLARGHLAALAALERQGGVVPVNLGTGRGYSVLEVVKAFEKASGQAVPCRIVDRRPGDIAACYADPRRAKELLGWSAERDINAMCADAWRWQSANPLGFNG; encoded by the coding sequence GTGAAAATGATTCTGGTCACCGGCGGCGCGGGTTATATCGGCTCACACACAGTTGTTGAATTGCTGTCAGCAGGCCATGAACTACTGATTCTCGACAATTTTTCCAATAGTTCGTCGCGGGTGCTTGAGCGAATCGAGCAGATTTCCGGACGGCGGCCATCCGTCATAGAGGGGGATGTCCGCGATGGCGCCTTGTTGGATAAGCTGTTCGCCACCTATCCCGTCACTTCGGTAATTCATTTCGCCGGCCTGAAGGCAGTTGGTGAATCGGTCGAGCAACCGATGCGCTATTACGACAACAATGTCGTCGGCTCCCTGCGCCTCTTCGAAGCTATGGCCAGGGCGGGGGTCTACCGGCTGGTATTCAGTTCCTCTGCCACGGTCTATGGCGATCCGCACAAGGTTCCCATCGACGAAAGCTTTCCGCTCCAGGCGACCAACCCCTATGGACGCAGCAAACTGATCATCGAGGATATGCTGCGCGACATGGGCCGGGCCGATCCGCAATGGCGGGTCGTGCTGCTCCGTTATTTCAATCCCGTCGGCGCGCACGCCAGCGGCTTGATCGGCGAAGATCCGCAAGGCATCCCCAACAACCTGATGCCGTTTGTCGCCCAGGTAGCAGTTGGCCGGCGGGCCGAGCTCAGTGTGTTTGGCGGCGACTACCCAACCGTCGATGGCACTGGGGTGCGCGACTATATTCACGTGGTCGATCTCGCCCGTGGCCATTTGGCGGCGCTGGCAGCGCTGGAGCGGCAGGGCGGGGTCGTTCCGGTCAATCTGGGTACGGGGCGCGGCTACAGCGTGCTGGAGGTCGTCAAAGCGTTTGAGAAGGCCAGCGGCCAAGCCGTGCCTTGCCGGATTGTCGACCGCCGGCCTGGCGATATCGCTGCCTGCTATGCCGATCCCCGGCGTGCCAAGGAGTTGCTCGGTTGGTCGGCCGAGCGCGATATCAATGCCATGTGTGCCGATGCCTGGCGTTGGCAGTCGGCCAATCCTCTGGGGTTCAACGGTTGA
- the dksA gene encoding RNA polymerase-binding protein DksA codes for MAEDLLHKHFAPYEPKVGEDYMSAKQLGHFRKILETLKKELSEDIDRTVHTMQDEATVFADPNDRASQETDIAIELRNRDRERKLIKKIDETLSSIENGDYGYCNKCGVEIGIKRLEARPTATLCIDCKTLDEMKEKQMAK; via the coding sequence ATGGCAGAAGACCTGCTCCATAAACATTTCGCTCCGTACGAACCCAAAGTGGGTGAGGACTACATGAGCGCGAAACAACTCGGGCATTTCCGCAAGATTCTCGAAACGCTCAAGAAGGAGTTGAGCGAGGATATCGACCGCACTGTGCACACCATGCAGGACGAGGCCACGGTATTTGCCGACCCCAACGATCGCGCCAGCCAGGAGACCGACATCGCCATCGAGCTGCGTAATCGTGACCGCGAACGCAAGCTGATCAAGAAGATCGACGAGACACTCAGCAGCATCGAAAACGGCGACTATGGCTATTGCAACAAGTGCGGTGTCGAGATCGGCATCAAGCGCCTGGAAGCCCGCCCTACGGCCACGCTGTGCATCGACTGCAAGACGCTGGACGAGATGAAAGAGAAACAGATGGCGAAGTAA
- the pnp gene encoding polyribonucleotide nucleotidyltransferase: MFNVVKKTFAYGDHQVTLETGEVARQAGGAVLVSMEETVVLVTVVAAKNAKPGQDFFPLTVDYQEKVYAAGRIPGGFFKREGRPSEKETLTCRLIDRPIRPLFPDGFYNEVQVIATVVSLNPDVDSDIPALLGASAALAISGVPFNGPIGAARVGYIDGHYVLCPTLSQLKTSQLDLVVAGTEAAVLMVESEADQLSEEVMLGAVVFGHTEMQKAINAINELVEEAGKPEWEWQAPAKDEALVASLSALVTAKLEEAYNITVKQTRSQAVKLIRAEAIAALCTGEGAPDENTVGNLFHEIEASIVRGRILSGAPRIDGRDTRTVRPITMRSGVLPRTHGSALFTRGETQALAVATLGTNRDEQIIDALAGEYRDRFMLHYNMPPYATGECGRVGTPKRREIGHGRLAKRALLAVLPKPEDFSYSMRLVSEITESNGSSSMASVCGGCLALLDAGVPLKAHVAGIAMGLIKDGNRFAVLTDILGDEDHLGDMDFKVAGSTAGITALQMDIKIQGITKEIMQVALAQAKDARIHILGLMQESAAGPREEMSAYAPRLYTFKINPEKIRDVIGKGGAVIRALTEETGTTIDIQDDGTITIAATSGEAAALARSKIDAITAEVEIGKIYEGTVLKILDFGAIVSVLPGKDGLLHISQIAQERVNKVEDYVKEGQIVRVKVLETDDRGRVKLSMKAVAAEEGGVAPVQQEQQQQ; encoded by the coding sequence ATGTTTAATGTCGTGAAAAAGACGTTCGCCTATGGGGACCATCAGGTCACCCTGGAGACCGGCGAAGTTGCCCGCCAGGCTGGCGGTGCCGTATTGGTTTCGATGGAAGAGACCGTTGTTTTGGTAACTGTCGTTGCCGCCAAGAATGCCAAACCAGGTCAGGATTTCTTTCCGCTGACCGTCGATTACCAGGAAAAAGTGTACGCAGCCGGCCGTATCCCCGGCGGCTTCTTCAAGCGCGAAGGTCGTCCTTCCGAAAAGGAAACCCTGACCTGCCGCCTGATCGATCGTCCGATTCGCCCGTTGTTCCCGGACGGTTTCTATAACGAAGTCCAGGTCATCGCGACCGTCGTCTCACTGAACCCGGATGTCGATTCCGACATCCCGGCCCTGCTCGGTGCCTCCGCCGCTCTGGCGATCTCCGGCGTGCCGTTCAACGGCCCGATCGGCGCCGCCCGCGTCGGCTACATCGACGGCCATTACGTGCTGTGCCCGACCCTGAGCCAACTCAAGACGAGCCAGCTCGATCTCGTCGTCGCCGGTACCGAAGCTGCCGTGCTGATGGTTGAGTCCGAAGCCGACCAGCTGTCCGAGGAAGTTATGCTCGGTGCCGTCGTGTTCGGCCACACCGAAATGCAGAAGGCGATCAACGCAATCAACGAACTGGTCGAAGAAGCCGGCAAACCGGAATGGGAATGGCAAGCCCCGGCCAAGGACGAAGCGCTGGTCGCCAGCCTGTCCGCGTTGGTTACTGCCAAGCTCGAGGAAGCCTACAACATCACCGTCAAGCAAACGCGTAGCCAGGCCGTCAAGCTCATCCGCGCCGAAGCCATCGCCGCGCTGTGCACGGGCGAAGGTGCCCCGGACGAGAATACCGTCGGTAACCTGTTCCACGAAATCGAAGCTTCCATCGTTCGCGGTCGCATCCTGAGCGGCGCGCCGCGGATCGACGGTCGCGACACCCGCACCGTGCGTCCGATCACCATGCGTTCCGGCGTCCTGCCGCGCACCCATGGCTCGGCTCTGTTCACCCGTGGCGAAACCCAGGCCCTGGCTGTTGCCACCCTCGGCACCAACCGCGACGAGCAGATCATCGACGCCCTGGCCGGTGAATACCGCGACCGCTTCATGCTGCACTACAACATGCCCCCGTACGCCACCGGCGAATGCGGTCGTGTCGGTACGCCGAAGCGTCGCGAAATCGGTCATGGCCGTCTGGCCAAGCGCGCACTGCTCGCCGTGCTGCCGAAGCCGGAAGATTTCTCCTACTCGATGCGCCTGGTGTCGGAAATTACCGAATCCAACGGCTCCTCCTCAATGGCTTCCGTTTGCGGCGGCTGTCTCGCCCTGCTCGACGCCGGTGTGCCGCTCAAGGCGCACGTCGCCGGCATCGCCATGGGCCTGATCAAGGATGGCAACCGGTTTGCCGTGCTGACCGACATCCTCGGCGACGAAGATCACCTCGGCGACATGGACTTCAAGGTGGCTGGTTCGACCGCAGGTATTACTGCGCTGCAGATGGACATCAAGATCCAGGGCATCACCAAGGAAATCATGCAGGTTGCGTTGGCTCAGGCGAAGGATGCCCGCATTCATATCCTCGGCCTGATGCAGGAATCGGCTGCTGGCCCGCGTGAAGAAATGTCGGCCTATGCACCGCGTCTGTACACCTTCAAAATCAATCCGGAAAAAATCCGTGACGTGATTGGCAAGGGCGGCGCTGTTATCCGCGCCCTGACTGAAGAAACAGGCACTACGATCGACATCCAGGATGACGGCACGATCACCATCGCCGCCACCAGCGGCGAAGCCGCTGCGCTGGCGCGTTCGAAGATCGATGCGATCACGGCGGAAGTCGAGATCGGCAAGATCTACGAAGGTACCGTATTGAAGATTCTTGATTTCGGCGCAATCGTTTCAGTCCTGCCGGGCAAGGATGGTCTGCTGCACATCTCCCAGATCGCCCAGGAACGAGTCAACAAGGTCGAAGACTACGTCAAGGAAGGTCAGATCGTTCGCGTCAAGGTTCTCGAGACCGACGACCGCGGCCGCGTCAAGCTGTCCATGAAGGCGGTCGCCGCAGAAGAAGGTGGCGTCGCACCGGTTCAGCAGGAGCAGCAACAGCAGTAA
- the truB gene encoding tRNA pseudouridine(55) synthase TruB has product MQVKKTWQRVDGVLLLDKPIGLTSNDALQKARRLFSAAKGGHTGTLDPLATGLLPLCFGEATKFSADLLDADKTYEAVLKLGITTDSGDAEGQVIATTAVDVAESDVLRVLPQFTGDIQQIPPMHSALKRNGRPLYELARQGIEVERAARAVTIYAIDLLAFSGDGLTLRVACSKGTYIRVLAADIGLALGCGAHLAALRRTVVGDLDLAHAVTLAELEVLDESGRAGHLQAVDALLHTLPVVTVEGEAAERFRHGNPVDLPEGLSGKIRVYADGLLIGVGEPGPDGRLWPKRLVQLAA; this is encoded by the coding sequence ATGCAAGTCAAGAAGACCTGGCAACGGGTCGACGGCGTTCTATTGCTCGACAAACCGATTGGGCTGACCTCAAACGATGCGTTGCAGAAGGCGCGGCGCTTGTTCTCGGCCGCCAAGGGCGGCCATACCGGCACCCTCGATCCGCTGGCCACCGGTCTGCTGCCGCTCTGCTTCGGCGAAGCGACCAAGTTCTCGGCCGACCTGCTCGATGCCGACAAAACCTACGAGGCTGTTCTCAAGCTCGGCATTACAACCGACTCCGGCGATGCCGAGGGGCAGGTCATTGCGACAACTGCCGTAGATGTCGCCGAAAGTGACGTTCTTCGGGTGCTGCCGCAATTCACCGGCGATATCCAGCAAATTCCGCCGATGCATTCGGCCCTCAAGCGCAACGGCCGGCCTTTGTACGAACTGGCTCGCCAAGGCATTGAGGTTGAGCGTGCCGCACGGGCAGTGACTATTTACGCCATCGATCTGCTGGCTTTTTCCGGCGACGGCCTTACCTTGCGCGTCGCATGCAGCAAGGGCACCTACATCCGCGTTCTGGCTGCCGACATCGGCTTGGCGCTGGGTTGCGGCGCGCATCTGGCCGCCTTGCGGCGGACCGTGGTCGGCGATCTTGATCTGGCGCACGCAGTGACGCTGGCCGAACTGGAGGTGCTCGACGAAAGCGGCCGGGCAGGGCATCTGCAAGCCGTCGATGCGTTGCTGCATACCTTGCCGGTCGTGACGGTCGAAGGCGAGGCCGCCGAGCGTTTCCGTCATGGCAATCCGGTCGATCTGCCGGAAGGCTTGTCCGGGAAGATTAGGGTCTACGCCGATGGTCTTTTGATCGGGGTTGGCGAGCCGGGCCCTGACGGTCGCCTGTGGCCGAAACGACTGGTGCAATTGGCCGCGTAA
- a CDS encoding patatin-like phospholipase family protein: MLTAPISTEKLVEVLQASRVFGVLDEAVLLDFASELELLSVKGGCPVLHEGENSESMLILVSGRLRVSRRNADGSLLLYNEICPGETVGETGMVLQQARFADVTALRDSTIALLRRECFEELLGRHPVPLNRVFAQAVYHQLRHTPQLMEQQRAHTIVIVPLRDPNLGAAVASALTSALESMGRTRKVGQEDLDLLQLDALESEYEFIVLETDASDSERTHLAFRQADQVVFVASEDESNELSEVECGLAREAGFLMKRKHLALCHKADAEGPGDMPAWLHGRDIERVYPLRAGRQRDYARLARFLTSSAVGLVLGGGGARGFSHLGVLRALEENGIPVDIIGGNSMGALIGAQYACGVPIDEILERTQRFALGGERPTLPLISLLSGKRLERDLHRMFGDIRIEQLWRPFFAAACNLSRVCTTVQDNGLLWRAVLASNSPAGLLPPVIYNGDLLVDGAILDNVPVSAMRGRLGTPLERRRGNGTVIAVDVDVRENLCVDPELLRLSVWRTLKGYFRATGEGAPSIGAILYRAGHIGGMHERARTMAMADFCLEPPVAEFPLMAYRRADEIAEAGYRYAMEEIAQWDKTILRR, encoded by the coding sequence ATGCTGACCGCGCCGATTTCCACGGAAAAACTGGTCGAGGTATTGCAGGCTAGTCGGGTCTTCGGTGTCCTGGATGAGGCTGTCCTGCTCGATTTTGCCAGCGAACTGGAACTGCTGTCGGTCAAGGGCGGATGCCCTGTTCTTCATGAAGGCGAAAACTCTGAAAGCATGCTGATTCTGGTCAGCGGCCGCTTGCGAGTGTCGCGGCGCAATGCCGATGGTTCGCTCCTGCTTTACAACGAAATTTGTCCGGGCGAGACGGTCGGCGAAACCGGCATGGTCCTGCAGCAGGCGCGATTTGCCGATGTCACGGCGCTTCGCGACTCGACCATTGCCCTGCTACGTCGTGAATGCTTCGAGGAGCTTCTCGGCCGCCACCCGGTGCCGCTGAATCGTGTTTTTGCCCAGGCGGTCTATCACCAGTTGCGCCATACCCCGCAATTAATGGAGCAGCAACGCGCCCACACCATCGTTATCGTGCCGCTCCGCGATCCTAATCTGGGAGCAGCGGTGGCCAGCGCCCTGACGAGTGCGCTGGAGTCGATGGGACGAACCCGGAAAGTCGGTCAGGAAGACCTCGATCTGCTTCAGTTGGACGCACTGGAGAGCGAGTACGAATTTATCGTGCTGGAAACGGATGCCAGCGATTCGGAGCGTACCCACCTGGCTTTTCGGCAGGCTGATCAGGTGGTCTTCGTCGCTTCCGAAGACGAGTCGAATGAATTGTCCGAAGTCGAGTGCGGTCTTGCCCGAGAGGCCGGCTTCCTGATGAAACGCAAGCATCTGGCGCTTTGCCACAAGGCCGATGCCGAAGGGCCAGGGGATATGCCGGCCTGGCTGCACGGGCGCGACATCGAACGGGTTTATCCGCTGCGGGCGGGGCGCCAGCGGGACTATGCCCGTTTGGCGCGTTTCCTGACCAGCAGTGCGGTGGGCCTGGTGCTGGGCGGCGGCGGCGCGCGCGGATTCTCGCACCTCGGGGTGCTGCGGGCGCTCGAGGAAAACGGGATTCCCGTAGATATTATTGGCGGCAATAGCATGGGGGCACTGATCGGGGCGCAATACGCTTGTGGTGTGCCGATCGACGAAATTCTTGAGCGGACACAGCGCTTTGCTTTGGGCGGCGAGCGTCCGACGTTGCCGTTGATCTCGCTGCTTTCCGGCAAACGACTGGAACGTGATCTGCACCGTATGTTTGGCGATATTCGCATCGAACAGTTGTGGCGTCCTTTTTTCGCGGCGGCCTGCAATCTCAGTCGGGTCTGCACGACGGTTCAGGACAACGGCCTGCTCTGGCGGGCGGTGCTGGCCAGCAACTCGCCGGCCGGGCTGCTGCCGCCAGTGATCTACAACGGTGACCTGCTGGTCGATGGGGCGATTCTCGACAACGTGCCGGTTAGCGCCATGCGCGGACGGCTGGGGACGCCGCTCGAACGGCGGCGGGGAAATGGAACGGTCATCGCGGTGGACGTCGATGTGCGCGAGAACCTGTGCGTCGATCCTGAATTGTTGCGACTTTCGGTCTGGCGAACCTTGAAAGGCTATTTTCGGGCAACCGGGGAAGGTGCGCCTTCCATCGGGGCTATCCTTTACCGGGCGGGGCATATCGGCGGCATGCACGAGCGGGCGCGGACGATGGCGATGGCTGACTTCTGCCTTGAGCCGCCGGTGGCGGAATTCCCGCTGATGGCTTACCGCCGTGCCGACGAAATTGCCGAAGCCGGTTACCGTTATGCGATGGAAGAGATTGCCCAATGGGACAAAACGATACTTCGGCGCTAG
- the rpsO gene encoding 30S ribosomal protein S15, translating into MAFTTEIKAGIVAEYQRAQGDTGSPEVQIALLTARINDLTPHFKEHKKDHHSRRGLLRLVSQRRKLLDYLKGKNVDSYRTLITRLGLRK; encoded by the coding sequence ATGGCATTCACCACCGAAATCAAGGCCGGCATCGTTGCCGAATATCAGCGCGCTCAGGGCGACACCGGTTCCCCGGAAGTGCAGATCGCTCTGTTGACCGCCCGCATCAACGACCTGACCCCGCACTTCAAGGAGCACAAGAAGGACCACCACTCCCGTCGTGGTCTGCTCCGTCTGGTTAGCCAGCGCCGCAAGCTGCTGGACTACCTGAAGGGCAAGAACGTCGATTCTTACCGTACCCTGATTACCCGCCTCGGTCTGCGGAAGTAA